From a region of the Malania oleifera isolate guangnan ecotype guangnan chromosome 12, ASM2987363v1, whole genome shotgun sequence genome:
- the LOC131144432 gene encoding transcription factor JUNGBRUNNEN 1-like isoform X2 has product MKNLEERRSYNKLDDADDEGRSVQLPGFRFHPTDQELLGFYLRRKVEKKPITMDLITQIDIYKFDPWDLPKLASSMGDSNEWYFFCKRGKKYKNSVRPNRVTGSGFWKATGIDKPVYSDRGSCCIGLKKSLVYYRGSAGKGTKTDWMMHEFRLLPLQLQLQQHQDHHHHHLHAISKPTNNNNHNNIPPSFAAYHRQEASTAEVWTLCRIFKRNAPASRSKNNMVLAAADKRTHICVSPKEALCAAWSMEAPPDDGNRSSHKIISFERQTPPLTSTLNIINGTDQKPSVHQAAQPDEIISNQLLVSRQPTTAVAAAAPLLPPLSNTYTSASATASRFSYHNNHHHHQNISNALECLFTHDQDWDDLRSIVDSATC; this is encoded by the exons ATGAAGAACTTAGAGGAGCGGCGCAGCTATAATAAGCTGGACGACGCTGATGATGAAGGGCGATCAGTGCAGCTTCCAGGGTTTCGGTTCCATCCAACAGACCAAGAACTGTTGGGATTCTATCTCCGGCGAAAAGTTGAGAAGAAACCCATCACCATGGATCTCATCACGCAGATTGACATCTACAAATTCGATCCTTGGGATCTTCCAa AATTAGCAAGTAGTATGGGAGACAGTAACGAGTGGTATTTCTTCTGCAAAAGAGGGAAAAAGTATAAGAACAGCGTGAGACCCAACAGAGTGACAGGCTCTGGATTCTGGAAAGCAACCGGAATCGACAAGCCAGTGTATTCGGATCGCGGCAGCTGCTGCATTGGCCTCAAGAAGTCATTAGTATACTACCGCGGCAGTGCAGGAAAAGGCACCAAAACTGATTGGATGATGCACGAGTTTCGCCTCCTTCCGCTGCAACTACAACTACAACAACACCaagatcatcatcatcaccacctcCACGCCATCTCCAAacctactaataataataaccacAATAATATACCACCATCCTTTGCTGCTTATCATCGTCAAGAAGCTTCGACCGCT GAGGTTTGGACGCTATGTCGAATATTTAAGCGAAATGCTCCGGCGAGCAGATCAAAGAATAATATGGTATTGGCAGCTGCGGATAAGAGAACCCACATTTGCGTTAGTCCAAAAGAAGCATTGTGTGCAGCGTGGAGCATGGAGGCTCCGCCCGATGATGGAAACCGCAGCAGCCACAAAATTATTAGTTTTGAGAGACAAACTCCTCCATTGACGTCCACCTTGAATATCATCAATGGCACTGATCAGAAGCCGAGCGTTCACCAGGCGGCGCAGCCAGATGAAATAATTAGCAACCAGTTGCTCGTGAGCCGCCAGCCAACCACCGCCGTTGCCGCTGCTGCTCCATTGCTTCCTCCATTGAGCAATACGTATACCTCAGCCTCAGCCACGGCCTCGCGCTTTTCCTATcataataatcatcatcatcatcaaaataTTAGTAATGCTCTGGAGTGCCTGTTTACACATGATCAGGATTGGGATGATCTCAGATCCATTGTGGACTCTGCTACCTGCTAG
- the LOC131144432 gene encoding transcription factor JUNGBRUNNEN 1-like isoform X1, with amino-acid sequence MKNLEERRSYNKLDDADDEGRSVQLPGFRFHPTDQELLGFYLRRKVEKKPITMDLITQIDIYKFDPWDLPKLASSMGDSNEWYFFCKRGKKYKNSVRPNRVTGSGFWKATGIDKPVYSDRGSCCIGLKKSLVYYRGSAGKGTKTDWMMHEFRLLPLQLQLQQHQDHHHHHLHAISKPTNNNNHNNIPPSFAAYHRQEASTAACMQEVWTLCRIFKRNAPASRSKNNMVLAAADKRTHICVSPKEALCAAWSMEAPPDDGNRSSHKIISFERQTPPLTSTLNIINGTDQKPSVHQAAQPDEIISNQLLVSRQPTTAVAAAAPLLPPLSNTYTSASATASRFSYHNNHHHHQNISNALECLFTHDQDWDDLRSIVDSATC; translated from the exons ATGAAGAACTTAGAGGAGCGGCGCAGCTATAATAAGCTGGACGACGCTGATGATGAAGGGCGATCAGTGCAGCTTCCAGGGTTTCGGTTCCATCCAACAGACCAAGAACTGTTGGGATTCTATCTCCGGCGAAAAGTTGAGAAGAAACCCATCACCATGGATCTCATCACGCAGATTGACATCTACAAATTCGATCCTTGGGATCTTCCAa AATTAGCAAGTAGTATGGGAGACAGTAACGAGTGGTATTTCTTCTGCAAAAGAGGGAAAAAGTATAAGAACAGCGTGAGACCCAACAGAGTGACAGGCTCTGGATTCTGGAAAGCAACCGGAATCGACAAGCCAGTGTATTCGGATCGCGGCAGCTGCTGCATTGGCCTCAAGAAGTCATTAGTATACTACCGCGGCAGTGCAGGAAAAGGCACCAAAACTGATTGGATGATGCACGAGTTTCGCCTCCTTCCGCTGCAACTACAACTACAACAACACCaagatcatcatcatcaccacctcCACGCCATCTCCAAacctactaataataataaccacAATAATATACCACCATCCTTTGCTGCTTATCATCGTCAAGAAGCTTCGACCGCT GCATGCATGCAGGAGGTTTGGACGCTATGTCGAATATTTAAGCGAAATGCTCCGGCGAGCAGATCAAAGAATAATATGGTATTGGCAGCTGCGGATAAGAGAACCCACATTTGCGTTAGTCCAAAAGAAGCATTGTGTGCAGCGTGGAGCATGGAGGCTCCGCCCGATGATGGAAACCGCAGCAGCCACAAAATTATTAGTTTTGAGAGACAAACTCCTCCATTGACGTCCACCTTGAATATCATCAATGGCACTGATCAGAAGCCGAGCGTTCACCAGGCGGCGCAGCCAGATGAAATAATTAGCAACCAGTTGCTCGTGAGCCGCCAGCCAACCACCGCCGTTGCCGCTGCTGCTCCATTGCTTCCTCCATTGAGCAATACGTATACCTCAGCCTCAGCCACGGCCTCGCGCTTTTCCTATcataataatcatcatcatcatcaaaataTTAGTAATGCTCTGGAGTGCCTGTTTACACATGATCAGGATTGGGATGATCTCAGATCCATTGTGGACTCTGCTACCTGCTAG